One Papaver somniferum cultivar HN1 chromosome 10, ASM357369v1, whole genome shotgun sequence genomic window carries:
- the LOC113315679 gene encoding uncharacterized protein LOC113315679 — protein MENDLISNEGSWILNFTRNLNEQEMLEVENLLQVIGDPSRLSNEDSRPWRYGEGFSVANAYVALETGSLLSFPANQLWNSNVPLKVSFLVWTLCFSGAPTFDYLHNAGLIQDPKCVLCDECLETNEHFFLHCNLVFKIWSYFLKRFEINWVLSRNVKTNLWEWGDKCQRRSRNKKKKIWSILPFSIWWCIWTERNARVHNNLLKDLDQLITDVKCLMFNWGLKSQLFP, from the coding sequence ATGGAAAATGACTTGATATCTAATGAGGGTTCTTGGATTTTAaatttcactagaaatctaaatGAGCAGGAAATGTTAGAGGTGGAAAATCTACTTCAGGTTATTGGTGATCCTTCTCGTTTATCTAATGAAGATTCTAGACCGTGGCGCTATGGGGAGGGTTTTTCTGTGGCTAATGCCTATGTTGCTCTTGAAACTGGAAGTCTGCTATCTTTCCCTGCCAATCAGTTGTGGAATTCAAATGTGCCATTGAAGGTATCGTTCCTTGTCTGGACTTTATGTTTTAGTGGTGCTCCAACATTCGATTACTTACATAATGCTGGTCTTATCCAAGACCCTAAATGTGTATTATGTGATGAATGCTTGGAAACAAATGAACACTTTTTCCTGCATTGCAACTTGGTGTTTAAGATTTGGTCTTATTTTCTAAAACGTTTTGAGATCAATTGGGTATTATCTAGAAATGTCAAGACTAATCTGTGGGAATGGGGTGATAAGTGCCAGAGAAGatcaagaaacaaaaagaagaaaatctgGAGCATTCTTCCATTTTCTATTTGGTGGTGTATCTGGACTGAAAGAAATGCAAGAGTCCATAATAATTTGTTGAAGGATTTAGATCAACTCATTACAGATGTTAAATGTTTAAtgttcaactggggactgaaatCTCAATTATTCCcttaa